In Tachyglossus aculeatus isolate mTacAcu1 chromosome 10, mTacAcu1.pri, whole genome shotgun sequence, the following proteins share a genomic window:
- the NEUROD4 gene encoding LOW QUALITY PROTEIN: neurogenic differentiation factor 4 (The sequence of the model RefSeq protein was modified relative to this genomic sequence to represent the inferred CDS: substituted 1 base at 1 genomic stop codon), whose protein sequence is MKRDGGRIGRGEIKWRPQMLHVFREVGAMAQLVLPPPPWLGIALGPQEEEEEEERGAPAALGALEGLVEARHSLEEQEEEEDQGPRPKRRGPKKKRMTKARLERFRARRVKANARERTRMHGLNDALDSLRRVMPCYSKTQKLSKIETLRLARNYIWALSEVLETGQIPEGKGFAEMLCRGLSQPTSNLVAGCLQLGPQPSGRDPRDEKTPRGVSAHPAPSFGYQSPGIPSPPYGLLEAPLLHPKPPAFKGQGEACFGVPPSCTPPPFEGPLPPPLSVSGNFSLKQGQAPSLDKAFAFLGPYPAGSLDREHGPTVHFPEAAPRYEIPVQAAPYDRYXHPGAGAQLSAIFSD, encoded by the exons CGTCCACAGATGCTACACGTTTTCAGGGAAGTAGGAGCCATGGCCCAGCTGGTCCTGCCGCCGCCCCCTTGGCTGGGGATCGCCCTAGGCCcacaagaggaagaagaggaagaggagcgcGGGGCTCCGGCCGCTTTGGGGGCCCTGGAAGGCCTGGTCGAGGCTCGCCACAGTCTTgaagagcaagaggaggaggaa GACCAGGGGCCGAGGCCCAAAAGGAGGGGGCCAAAGAAGAAGCGGATGACCAAGGCGCGGCTGGAACGCTTCCGAGCGCGAAGGGTCAAGGCGAACGCCCGGGAGCGGACCCGCATGCACGGACTGAACGACGCGCTGGACAGCTTGCGCAGGGTTATGCCCTGCTACTCCAAAACGCAGAAGCTCTCCAAGATCGAGACGCTTAGGTTGGCCAGAAATTACATCTGGGCCTTGTCCGAGGTGCTGGAGACAGGCCAGATCCCGGAGGGCAAGGGCTTCGCCGAAATGCTCTGCAGAGGACTTTCCCAACCCACCAGCAACCTCGTGGCTGGCTGCCTCCAGCTGGGCCCGCAGCCCAGTGGCCGAGACCCGCGCGATGAGAAGACGCCGCGGGGCGTCTCCGCCCACCCCGCGCCCAGCTTCGGCTACCAGTCGCCCGGGATCCCCAGCCCGCCCTACGGGCTTCTCGAGGCGCCCCTCCTACACCCCAAGCCCCCCGCTTTCAAGGGTCAGGGGGAGGCCTGCTTCGGGGTCCCTCCGTCCTGCACCCCGCCACCCTTCGAAGGCCCCCTCCCACCGCCTCTCAGCGTCAGCGGGAACTTTTCCCTGAAGCAGGGCCAAGCCCCCAGTCTAGACAAGGCTTTCGCCTTCCTGGGCCCCTACCCCGCCGGGAGTCTGGACCGGGAGCACGGACCCACGGTTCACTTCCCGGAGGCCGCTCCGCGCTATGAGATCCCCGTCCAGGCAGCGCCCTACGACCGCTACTAGCACCCCGGAGCAGGGGCGCAGCTCAGCGCCATCTTCAGCGACTAG